The sequence aaagaaaaaaatctaagcatggtgggtaatgtcattaatctaaataattttgaattaaaattaaatcttattaataattattttaatttttaaaataaataattttgaattatttttattaattattttgaattgagtacgaaaaGGTATAAAACCTAGGCAGAAGGAaactaattctaaatttatattttaatttacacttttaaaatataatggcaaccgatattatctcttatgattggatgtggattgtttaatatgcattaggtgtttgatgaaatgttcagcttacgagtttcttagtcggactctgtggttccacgggtcattaaactaaataactttagcatttacattcacttaatacctaaaatatatcattaaactgtttcgtttaaataaactcgtggttccacgggtcatttcactagtatatatatatatatatatatatatatatatatatatatatatatatatatatatatatatatatatatattagtttagtaggATATATTACGATGTTAATACGATAATGTTTGTTCATTTCGTAGGGaaaaagtaaaaaaatgattttgaaAGTTGAATACGGTTTTAATGGAAACCAAACCGATTTCAAATTCAGTTTTCAGTTTGGTTTTggtttgatttttgattttgattttaaaaatttcgatttgatttttgattttgattACCTGAAAGACTGCAGTTATGGTAATCGTAAATCGGACCCCACCATCTAGCAATGGTCATAAAAGTTTTTTTCAACCAACATGTGATTTGAACCCCCTGTTATACTTAACCACGTGAgtctatgataatgctaaaaacgaacatatatttcatagcattatccttcaagaaagacaagcttttagttgcaattgttctatttacaagtgatattcgtttaaataataaaaggtgaagacaaaagacagattcgacgatttgaagacgcaaacgaccaaaaagctcagaagtacaaagtacaatctaagtggttcaaattattgatgagaaacgtctaaaaattacaagagtacaagtcgcggaacacaaagtacaaaatatctaagcgtacgaaaggacgttcgaaaattcggaaccgagacgtaaaccgagcatcaacgagcaagtcaacggagctaaaattacaagtctactatgcacaaaaatataataatatatatatatatatatatatatatatatatatatatatatatatatatatatatatatatatatatatatatatatatatatatttaaataaagtgtcggcaagctagaaaacaagttGATGGctgctgatccagctggccatgcgatcgcatggcctggaggagttaatcccatgcgatcgcatgggaagaaaagagtggtcaggtcctataaattgtaacgtttggtcgacgaattttacACACCTTCATCAACTACTTCTctgatctctctcaatatatatatttatattttaattataattttaatattaagttaataataataataaggttatagtgtcgaatgttttaaggttttgtaagtcgaaactctatccgtgtaacgctacgctattaatactcattgtaagttatgttcaacctttttacattaatgtctcgtagctaagttattattatgcttatttaagccgaagtaatcgtgatgttggactaaatattaagattgggttattgggctttggaccataattggggtttggacaaaagaccgacacttgtgaaaattggactatgggctattaattggctttatattaattaaatgatatcccgttgatttaatatagagatttataatttgacgtatttatatttaaccacatacgcttgactgggtacggtgggcgggatatctataaatactaataattattcatttgaccggacacggggatggattaatagtcactggactcattaaaacagggtggattacattcaagagtaattggtgtaattgttaacaaagtattaaaaccttggattacacgcagtcgataacctggtgtattcattaaacaaagtattaagaccttgttacagtttaagtccccaattagttagaatatttgatttcgggtataaggttaatttggcgaagactctcgcactttataattatgaccgatggactattatggacaaaaccggatggagatatcgaataatccaggacaaaggacaattaacccatggtaataaattaaaatcaacacgtcaaacatcatgattacggaagtttaaataagcataattcctttattttatatctcatcgcacttttatttatcgtcattttatttatcgtcatttactttacgctttaaattaagttatttttaatattttgcattaggacttaaaatcgacaaaccggtcattaaatggtaaaactccccttttataataataatactatatatatatatatatatatatatatatatatatatatatatatatatatatatatatatatatatatatatatatatacaaatatagtttaaaataaatatagcgttaaactcgactgtatccctgtggaacgaaccggacttactaaaactacactactctacgattaggtacactgcctataagtgttgtagcaagatttaggtatatccattcaataaataaataaatagcttgtgtaaaattgtatcgtatttaatagtattttgtagtaaactataatctatttcgtactacacctcgcacacatcagtctaCCTGATGGCCATCAGTTTTCATCCCATCTTATAATTCTCGTTAGCCATTGTTATTGGATATAAAATTGATATTTTCAACGGCTTCTCATTTTTGAAGACCAAGCATAACTCTATACCACCAATATATTTTACGTTAAATTCTGACATACCTTTCGTTGAACACAATCAATACCAAAATTGTTCCATCAACTCCAGGTTTTTGATACACTACTAGGGGCGAATTTAAGGCTTAAGGGGTGGGGTCATATGACCCTATTCATGTGAAAAATTTTATACTATGTACTATTCAACTTGTTTAAGACAATACTAAATTTAACTATAGATGCACATATATTTTTGAAATTTATGACTTTTTTTAAGGTATTTAGTGTCCTTCGAATATAATTAGCGTAGAAATTTTTTTTAGACCCCATTCAACTTTTATTGTGGAATCTCGCCACTGTAGCGTACTATATTGTGGGGACAATTGCTAAAGAGAAGATCAAACTAAAAAGGTAAATTGTACTATTTTAAGTCGCTTGTTGATATACCCAATCTAACTATGATTTTGGTAAATACAATTCTGAATGTTGCTATATATTACTACATGATATGTATATGTTAAATGAGTTTTGTTTCTGCTGTTAGTCAGTTAGCACCAAAGAATTTCTTAAACTGACTGAAGGTGTACAACACTTCACCCCAGGTGGTCGTGAGTGTGGTGCTAGAGGAGGTGTTCGTTCTAACTGAGGTGGTTCATCAAGCTATGCACTTGAAGCTCCTAAACTTGAAGATCCCACTCACTTCCCCACTCTAGGTATAGAAACATTTATGAGAAACAGACAGGTATATATGAATAACAACATTAGTTCTTTTTACTTTCATTTATGCCTATCATGTTATCTAATTTCCATCAAGGGTACACATACATTGTAGGCAGAAATCAATGGCACAAACCTCAATCCATGATTCATAAAGATACTGAATGAAGACAACAAATAAATACCAACTAATGATTTTTGACATAACAAACAAGGAAGTGGACCTTTTAACAACTAACTAATGATTTTTGACTTTATACAATACCAAACAGTTTAACAAAGTAAGAAAGAAAGAATTCAACCCTAACAAGAGGATACTTGTACATTGTATTTGACCCATTCAAATACAAGATAGAGTACTAATAGTTTGTTTACTAAGAACAGCATCCACTATTCTGTGAGACGGGTTGTCCATGAATGTTGACTGTAGGAGGCTTTGAGGCATTCAACGCCGGTTGACTTGCCATCCTGAATTTATACAACCAAGACATGAAATTGCTTAGTAGATATACATCATTGATACATTGACCAatgtttatgtttatatttttaaACTTGACCTTTAACGGGTTTAATCTGTAAAAATAAACCATTTATCTAAGATCGGTACATGGGTAAACGGACCAAAGCAACCAAATGGATTCAAAAAGCATATAACCTCAGATCAATCATAAAAACTAAAATGTATATTTGATTTAACAGGCCAAGTGCATTTTAACATGTTACCCAAGTCACTTGACCCACACATTTTCAAATCTAATACATCTGAACAGTACCAAAGGGCCATTGGCCTGGCGGTATCGTGGTAGCCCTTTCAACCAAGAGGTTGGGGGTTCAAGTCCTGCTTTGGACATATTTCGTGGATTATTGTAAATATTCGTGTAATGGGTGTGagttttccttttaaaaaaaaaatacatctgAACAGTAATAACCTTATAATCATATGTCATAAATCTAATGATAATCTTGAGGTGATACTTCATGTACAAATTAAAGTAACAACATCAAATTTTCAGGCCTTCATAGCTAGTTATTAAATTAAATGTATATTTTATTTAAGAAATCAATGAATTAGTATTCGGTCTCAGAACATAAATAGAAAAGTTGGGGCACTTGCCTCTCTTTAATGGAAGCAGTCATGGCCATGAAAGCCTGTTCTACATTGGTAGAATCTTTTGCACTTGTTTCCAAGAAAGGAATTCCGATTTCATCAGCAAATGCctgtaaatatttttataaattatagttCATCCTTAATAACAATAGTTCCATTTAAGATATATGATGATGATTTTTTTACCTTAGCTGTTTCAGTTGAGACAACTTTATTTGCAACAAGATCACATTTGTTTCCAACAAGTATCTTGTTAACATTCTCACTAGCATAAGTGTCAATTTCTTTCAGCCACTGTTTAACGTTATTAAAGCTCTCTTGGTCTGTCACATCATAAACCACCTGAGTATATACAAAAATAATATGTTAATTCCTCTATTACATGATAACTGCAGTGCAAGGCATTAAAGATATCCGACATGAAAAAAATAACACTTACTATAATGCCATGAGCCCCTCGGTAATAACTGCTTGTGATTGTCCTAAAGCGTTCTTGACCCGCAGTGTCCCACTGTGCATTAGTAAAGCAGAGAAAGGAAAAAAGTTAATCAGTTAATACGAAAAATAGCACACAGATTAGGTAAGCACAAAGACTCAATCCATGTGCCTACTAATCAAATCCAATATGACAAAACCAGAAAATTATGGTGCATAATCATAGTATTAACTTACTATTTGCAATTTAACAGTCTTGCC comes from Rutidosis leptorrhynchoides isolate AG116_Rl617_1_P2 chromosome 4, CSIRO_AGI_Rlap_v1, whole genome shotgun sequence and encodes:
- the LOC139844869 gene encoding ras-related protein RABD2c-like, producing the protein MTPEYDYLFKLLLIGDSGVGKSCLLLRFADDSYLDSYISTIGVDFKIRTVEQEGKTVKLQIWDTAGQERFRTITSSYYRGAHGIIVVYDVTDQESFNNVKQWLKEIDTYASENVNKILVGNKCDLVANKVVSTETAKAFADEIGIPFLETSAKDSTNVEQAFMAMTASIKERMASQPALNASKPPTVNIHGQPVSQNSGCCS